Proteins found in one Enterococcus sp. 9D6_DIV0238 genomic segment:
- a CDS encoding cysteine desulfurase family protein: MTSIYLDHAATTPMHPSVIEVVAAEMANTFGNPSSIHTFGRQAHRKIENVRQVVAESLHVKPHEIIFNSGGTEGDNTAIIETALSKKEQGMHLITTAIEHPAVLETMKYLETLGFEVTYLPVDETGQLSVEKLKQELREDTTLVSVMYGNNEIGNLLPIKEIGLLLKEHPAVFHTDAVQAYGSEQIAPHELGIDLLSISAHKINGPKGVGFLYKNDALSLPSFLHGGEQEEKRRAGTENVAGIVGLGKAVELLTDDEKKRRHEAYVDYQKLILTKLDQAAVAYQINGAPENKLAHILNVRFPEVSSDLLLMHLDLQGVAISTGSACTAGTVEPSHVLEAMYGKGHPAIKESVRISFGLGTNREQIEEFTDILIQTIQRLKAS, from the coding sequence ATGACTTCGATCTATTTAGACCATGCGGCAACAACTCCGATGCATCCTAGTGTCATTGAAGTAGTGGCAGCTGAAATGGCAAACACATTCGGCAATCCATCCAGTATCCATACATTCGGCCGTCAAGCACACCGCAAGATTGAAAATGTACGTCAAGTGGTTGCAGAAAGCCTTCACGTCAAACCGCATGAAATTATTTTTAACAGTGGCGGCACTGAAGGTGATAATACAGCAATCATTGAAACAGCTTTATCTAAAAAAGAGCAGGGAATGCATCTGATCACAACAGCAATTGAACATCCAGCAGTATTAGAAACAATGAAATATCTAGAAACGCTAGGATTTGAAGTGACATATCTTCCTGTCGATGAAACGGGGCAATTATCTGTAGAAAAGCTCAAGCAAGAATTGCGAGAAGACACAACGCTTGTTTCTGTGATGTACGGCAACAATGAAATCGGCAATCTCTTACCAATCAAAGAAATAGGTCTTCTATTGAAAGAGCATCCAGCTGTTTTTCATACAGATGCGGTTCAAGCATATGGATCAGAACAAATAGCTCCTCATGAGCTTGGAATCGATCTACTTAGTATTTCAGCACATAAAATCAATGGACCTAAAGGGGTAGGATTTCTGTATAAAAATGATGCTCTTTCTCTTCCTTCTTTTTTACATGGTGGAGAACAAGAAGAAAAACGTAGAGCAGGGACAGAAAATGTTGCGGGGATCGTTGGTTTGGGTAAAGCTGTAGAGCTTTTGACTGATGACGAGAAAAAACGGCGTCATGAAGCGTACGTTGACTATCAAAAATTGATTTTAACAAAACTAGATCAGGCAGCAGTAGCTTATCAAATCAATGGTGCACCTGAAAATAAATTAGCGCACATTTTGAATGTACGTTTTCCTGAAGTGTCAAGTGACTTATTATTGATGCATTTAGACCTTCAAGGAGTAGCGATTTCTACTGGATCGGCCTGTACTGCAGGGACGGTCGAACCTTCTCATGTATTGGAAGCAATGTATGGGAAAGGCCATCCGGCTATCAAAGAATCAGTAAGGATCAGTTTTGGTTTAGGTACGAATAGAGAACAAATCGAAGAATTTACAGATATTTTGATTCAAACGATCCAAAGACTTAAAGCGAGCTGA
- the mnmA gene encoding tRNA 2-thiouridine(34) synthase MnmA, with protein sequence MTDNSKTRVVVGMSGGVDSSVTALLLKEQGYDVVGIFMKNWDDTDENGVCTATEDYKDVAKVADQIGIPYYSVNFEKEYWDRVFEYFLAEYRCGRTPNPDVMCNKEIKFKAFLDYAMQLGADYVATGHYAQVERKEDGTVRMLRGVDNNKDQTYFLSQLSQAQLSKTMFPLGGMEKSEVRAIAERADLATAKKKDSTGVCFIGEKNFKQFLSNYLPAKKGNMVTLDGEIKGQHDGLMYYTIGQRQGLGIGGGKGSQEPWFVIGKDLETNTLYVGQGFHHERLYATHLDASEIHFTVDTDMPKEFECTAKFRYRQQDVPVKVVLTGDGTTAKVIFSEPVRAITPGQAVVFYDGMECLGGGLIDQAYQEEKVLQYI encoded by the coding sequence ATGACAGATAACAGCAAAACTCGTGTTGTTGTAGGCATGAGCGGCGGTGTAGATTCATCTGTTACAGCGTTGCTTTTAAAAGAGCAGGGCTATGATGTCGTGGGCATCTTTATGAAAAATTGGGATGACACAGACGAAAATGGTGTATGTACAGCAACAGAAGACTACAAAGATGTAGCAAAAGTTGCCGATCAAATTGGTATTCCTTATTATTCAGTCAACTTTGAAAAGGAATATTGGGATCGAGTGTTTGAATACTTTTTAGCGGAATATCGCTGCGGCCGCACACCGAATCCGGATGTGATGTGCAATAAAGAAATCAAATTCAAAGCATTTTTGGATTATGCAATGCAATTAGGAGCAGATTATGTGGCAACAGGTCACTATGCTCAAGTCGAACGTAAAGAAGACGGCACGGTACGTATGCTTCGTGGTGTCGATAATAATAAAGATCAAACCTATTTCTTAAGTCAACTGTCTCAAGCACAACTCTCTAAAACAATGTTTCCATTAGGCGGCATGGAAAAATCAGAAGTCCGTGCGATCGCTGAAAGAGCTGATCTTGCTACAGCCAAGAAAAAAGATTCAACTGGTGTATGCTTTATCGGAGAAAAAAACTTCAAACAATTTTTAAGTAACTATCTGCCAGCTAAAAAAGGAAACATGGTTACATTAGATGGTGAGATTAAAGGCCAACACGATGGTTTGATGTATTATACGATCGGTCAACGCCAAGGACTAGGAATCGGTGGGGGTAAAGGCTCACAAGAACCATGGTTTGTGATCGGTAAAGATCTTGAAACGAATACATTGTATGTTGGTCAAGGCTTCCATCATGAACGCTTGTACGCGACTCATTTAGATGCAAGTGAAATTCATTTTACCGTTGATACGGATATGCCGAAAGAATTTGAATGTACAGCGAAATTCCGTTATCGTCAACAAGATGTACCAGTCAAAGTTGTTTTAACTGGTGATGGGACCACAGCGAAAGTCATTTTTTCAGAGCCAGTTCGTGCAATCACACCTGGACAAGCCGTTGTCTTTTATGATGGTATGGAATGTCTTGGCGGCGGTCTGATCGACCAAGCCTATCAAGAAGAAAAAGTTCTACAATATATATAG
- a CDS encoding DNA topoisomerase III, with amino-acid sequence MANKQLIIAEKPSVAKDLSKVLGANQKNKSYYEGPTVIVTWALGHLLGLKMPEDINKEWQSWQMETLPMVPKKLGIKPLPKTGHQLKAIKQLANRKDVSEAVIATDAGREGELVARWILEYVHFNKPVKRLWISSQTDKAIKDGFKKLRPAKEYDNLYYSALARAKADWLVGLNVTRALTVKYQDSLSAGRVQTPTLSLVRQQEKKIESFRPQTYFSVDLHVQKEKAKLVQSNPYSFKERNDVEAFVKKLSETKGKVTDIQEKSKTEQAPLPYDLTEIQREANQRYQFSAKKTLSLVQSLYEFHKIVTYPRTDSKYLTTDMKATMKERLQAVSDFAPEVKTYIKNGAQVKLTKVFQNEKVTDHHALIPTEQRPRYEKLSGDEQKIYNMIVTRFLGMFAEPHRTKQTKITVSFGKEQFIFRQNKVEEAGWKQEKEENVPSVDWKLDMVIPPNFTINKELTSPPKPLTEGTLLGLMEKHSLGTPATRAEIIEKLIKSELMERTTSGLMVSSKGKQLLELVNPSLVTPELTEKWEKELEAIAKGKQSSTAFLKEIEHDTKKLVSEIKQSESKYQDFSITQKKCPDCGSNLREKNTKDGKIYVCTNQECNYRRRKDPKVSNHRCSQCHRKMEIIEGKNGAYFKCKYCSITEKMQDKKERSKKLSKHEERKLMKKYAQKEEPEESALAQALKAAMQNND; translated from the coding sequence ATGGCGAATAAACAACTGATCATTGCTGAAAAACCTAGTGTTGCCAAAGATTTGAGTAAAGTTCTAGGAGCAAATCAAAAAAATAAAAGCTATTATGAAGGACCGACTGTCATCGTGACTTGGGCGTTAGGTCATTTATTAGGATTAAAAATGCCGGAAGATATCAATAAAGAATGGCAAAGCTGGCAAATGGAAACTTTGCCGATGGTGCCAAAAAAACTAGGGATCAAGCCTTTGCCTAAAACAGGTCATCAGTTAAAAGCGATCAAACAATTAGCGAATCGCAAAGATGTATCCGAAGCCGTGATCGCAACGGATGCTGGTCGTGAAGGAGAACTTGTTGCACGCTGGATCTTGGAGTATGTTCATTTCAATAAACCAGTCAAAAGACTATGGATCTCTTCTCAAACAGACAAAGCGATCAAAGATGGTTTTAAGAAATTGCGGCCTGCTAAAGAGTATGACAATTTGTATTACTCTGCACTAGCTCGTGCCAAAGCAGACTGGTTAGTCGGTTTAAATGTGACAAGAGCATTGACTGTTAAATATCAGGACAGTTTGTCAGCAGGACGAGTTCAAACCCCAACATTATCATTAGTACGACAACAAGAAAAGAAAATCGAAAGCTTCCGTCCACAAACTTATTTTTCTGTAGACCTACATGTGCAAAAAGAAAAAGCAAAATTAGTACAAAGTAATCCTTACAGTTTCAAAGAGCGAAATGACGTAGAAGCATTTGTTAAAAAGCTTAGTGAAACCAAAGGGAAAGTAACGGATATTCAAGAAAAAAGTAAGACAGAACAAGCGCCATTACCTTATGATTTAACGGAAATCCAACGAGAAGCGAACCAACGTTATCAATTTTCAGCAAAAAAGACATTGTCCCTTGTTCAAAGCCTATATGAATTTCATAAAATCGTCACTTATCCAAGAACAGACAGTAAATACTTGACCACAGATATGAAAGCGACGATGAAAGAACGACTGCAGGCAGTCAGCGATTTTGCACCAGAAGTGAAAACATATATCAAAAATGGCGCTCAGGTCAAATTGACGAAAGTCTTTCAAAATGAGAAAGTTACAGATCACCACGCTTTGATCCCGACAGAGCAACGGCCGCGTTATGAGAAGTTGAGTGGCGATGAACAAAAAATCTACAACATGATCGTTACACGCTTTCTAGGAATGTTCGCAGAACCGCACCGAACAAAACAAACAAAAATAACCGTGAGTTTTGGCAAAGAACAATTTATTTTCCGTCAAAACAAAGTAGAAGAAGCAGGCTGGAAGCAAGAGAAAGAAGAAAATGTACCATCTGTTGATTGGAAGCTGGATATGGTGATTCCGCCGAATTTTACGATCAATAAAGAATTAACGAGTCCGCCAAAACCGTTGACAGAAGGAACCTTACTAGGATTGATGGAAAAGCATAGCTTGGGAACACCAGCGACTCGTGCTGAAATCATTGAAAAGCTGATCAAATCTGAATTGATGGAGCGTACAACAAGCGGCTTGATGGTTTCTTCAAAAGGAAAACAATTACTTGAGCTAGTCAATCCATCGTTGGTAACGCCTGAGCTAACAGAAAAATGGGAAAAAGAACTTGAAGCGATCGCTAAAGGTAAGCAAAGCAGTACCGCTTTCTTGAAAGAAATCGAGCACGATACGAAAAAGCTTGTCAGTGAAATCAAACAAAGTGAAAGCAAATATCAGGACTTTTCGATCACACAAAAGAAATGTCCAGACTGTGGTTCAAATTTACGCGAGAAAAACACCAAAGATGGAAAAATTTATGTGTGTACCAATCAAGAGTGTAACTACCGCAGAAGAAAAGATCCTAAGGTATCGAATCATCGTTGCTCTCAATGTCATCGTAAAATGGAGATCATTGAAGGGAAAAATGGTGCCTATTTCAAATGCAAGTACTGCTCGATCACTGAAAAAATGCAAGACAAAAAAGAACGCAGTAAAAAATTGAGCAAACATGAAGAACGAAAACTAATGAAAAAATATGCTCAAAAAGAAGAACCAGAAGAAAGTGCATTAGCTCAAGCGCTAAAAGCTGCGATGCAAAATAATGATTGA
- a CDS encoding DUF1033 family protein, producing the protein MYQVITMYGDNEPWWFFEDWQEDIEEEKSFDCLEDAERYYIKKWQELSSTHEYINTKVNYLAAFWNDGDERWCEECDEDLQQYRGLALLKDHQAVTFESGDDFHERHNDCAKPKCCKTSLV; encoded by the coding sequence ATGTACCAAGTAATTACCATGTACGGTGATAATGAACCGTGGTGGTTTTTTGAAGACTGGCAGGAAGATATTGAAGAAGAGAAAAGCTTTGACTGTCTTGAAGACGCAGAACGTTACTACATAAAAAAATGGCAAGAACTTTCATCAACTCATGAATACATAAATACTAAAGTAAATTATTTGGCGGCGTTTTGGAATGACGGTGATGAGCGTTGGTGTGAAGAGTGTGATGAAGATTTACAGCAGTACAGAGGATTAGCTTTGTTAAAAGATCATCAGGCTGTTACGTTTGAAAGCGGCGATGATTTTCATGAACGTCATAATGATTGTGCAAAACCAAAGTGCTGTAAAACAAGTTTAGTCTAA
- a CDS encoding serine hydrolase domain-containing protein encodes MRHSKHHKGSNSWLPMLVILLLFVVVGLEIYLLFFQHQSHSVSKDATSETTLPSTRSSASLTTDAKRKENFDQTVEPTSELADRLNQQLIDKSFVGTALVVHKGQIILQKGFGYANVSENTPNTYQSTFQIGSIQKAMTCVLILQQVQSGHLSLEQTLDQFYPTVPGSHKITIRQLLAMRSGLYQNEYPTEMMSEDDFLRFSINHARMGDYDKYKYDGVNYRILAGVLERVTNQTYRELFEQAFVQKIQLTHTSFYDDFLNSFNRTYAYEKIDGNDLGNEITDNQLTFDQEVGTGNVAMTVGDLYRFYANLFEGHLIDQTLSDKVWTPETETKYMGGLYNFPTYIKGHGSEAGFESNALFSKDQQDSVILLSNQHPKDKTNSDLANAMFNLLGPYKA; translated from the coding sequence ATGCGGCATTCAAAACATCACAAAGGATCAAACTCATGGCTGCCTATGCTCGTTATTTTACTACTTTTTGTAGTTGTAGGCTTGGAAATATATTTGCTATTTTTTCAGCATCAATCTCATTCTGTTTCCAAAGATGCTACAAGCGAAACAACACTTCCGTCTACACGATCCTCTGCTTCTCTAACCACAGATGCAAAAAGAAAAGAAAACTTCGATCAGACGGTCGAACCGACTTCAGAGCTTGCTGATAGATTAAATCAACAATTGATCGATAAAAGTTTTGTTGGTACGGCTCTTGTTGTCCATAAGGGTCAGATCATTTTGCAAAAAGGATTTGGTTATGCAAATGTATCTGAAAATACTCCGAATACCTATCAGTCAACCTTTCAAATTGGTTCTATCCAAAAAGCAATGACTTGTGTGTTGATTTTACAGCAAGTCCAATCTGGTCATTTATCCTTAGAGCAAACCTTAGATCAATTTTATCCTACTGTGCCTGGAAGTCATAAAATAACGATTCGACAGCTATTAGCTATGCGTTCTGGTTTGTACCAAAATGAATACCCTACAGAGATGATGTCTGAAGATGACTTTCTGCGTTTTTCGATCAACCATGCACGAATGGGGGATTACGACAAATATAAATATGACGGCGTCAATTATCGAATCTTAGCAGGTGTTTTAGAGCGTGTGACCAATCAAACCTATCGTGAATTGTTTGAGCAAGCCTTCGTTCAAAAAATACAACTGACCCACACTTCTTTTTATGATGATTTCCTAAATTCTTTCAATCGTACTTATGCGTATGAAAAAATCGACGGCAACGATTTGGGAAATGAAATCACGGACAATCAGCTAACCTTTGATCAAGAAGTTGGTACAGGTAATGTAGCAATGACTGTCGGTGATCTTTATCGCTTTTATGCAAACTTATTCGAAGGTCATTTGATCGACCAAACACTCAGCGATAAAGTGTGGACACCCGAAACTGAAACAAAGTATATGGGCGGTCTCTATAATTTTCCTACTTATATCAAAGGACACGGCTCAGAGGCTGGCTTTGAATCTAATGCATTATTTTCTAAAGATCAACAAGACTCGGTGATCCTTCTATCGAATCAGCACCCAAAAGATAAAACAAATTCAGATTTAGCTAATGCGATGTTCAATTTACTTGGCCCTTACAAAGCTTAA
- a CDS encoding ribose-phosphate diphosphokinase, whose product MTQKYKDKTLRIFSLNANRPLAEKIAEVVGTELGKSTVRQFSDGEIQINIEESIRGDHVFLIQSTNLPVNDHLMELLIMIDALKRASAKTINVVLPYYGYARQDRTAKPREPITAKLVANLLEEAGATRVLTLDLHTVQVQGFFDIPVDNLFTMPLFAHNYRKQGKTGEDIVVVSPKNSGVQRARSLSEYLDATLAIIDQDEVDGVRSGYVIGEVKGKTCILVDDILNTGETLTTAAEILKENGAKCIYACASHGLLSKGAKQTLDNSPIEQICVTDSVFISEDRRPEGLNIVSCAELMGEAVKRIHENTPMSPLFRLEEK is encoded by the coding sequence ATGACCCAAAAATACAAGGATAAAACATTACGGATCTTTAGTTTGAATGCCAATCGTCCTTTAGCTGAGAAAATAGCTGAGGTTGTCGGGACTGAATTAGGAAAGAGTACGGTTCGTCAATTTAGTGATGGAGAGATTCAAATCAATATTGAAGAGAGTATTCGTGGGGATCATGTTTTTCTGATTCAATCAACTAATTTACCGGTAAACGATCATTTGATGGAGTTATTGATCATGATCGATGCATTAAAACGTGCTAGTGCGAAAACAATCAATGTTGTTTTACCCTATTATGGCTATGCTAGACAGGACCGCACAGCAAAACCAAGAGAACCGATCACTGCAAAATTAGTAGCGAATTTGTTAGAAGAAGCAGGAGCAACACGAGTGCTGACGCTTGATTTACATACAGTTCAAGTGCAGGGATTCTTTGATATTCCTGTAGATAATCTTTTCACGATGCCGTTATTTGCACATAACTATCGAAAACAAGGGAAGACCGGTGAAGATATTGTCGTAGTTTCTCCTAAAAACAGCGGCGTTCAGCGAGCAAGAAGCTTATCTGAATATCTTGATGCAACATTAGCGATCATCGATCAGGATGAAGTTGATGGCGTGCGTTCAGGTTATGTCATCGGTGAAGTCAAAGGAAAAACCTGTATTCTCGTTGATGATATCTTAAATACAGGAGAAACGTTGACAACGGCAGCTGAGATATTGAAGGAAAACGGAGCAAAATGCATTTATGCCTGTGCTTCTCACGGATTACTTTCAAAAGGTGCAAAACAGACATTAGACAACTCACCGATCGAACAGATCTGTGTGACAGATTCTGTCTTTATCTCAGAGGATCGTCGTCCTGAAGGTCTAAATATTGTATCTTGTGCGGAATTGATGGGAGAAGCTGTGAAGCGTATCCATGAAAATACACCGATGAGTCCGCTGTTTCGTTTAGAAGAAAAATAA
- a CDS encoding DsbA family oxidoreductase, protein MTIEFFHDVICSFCFPMSYRMRQAQKTVPDIKIIHRSFALAWEPEHLAQMFGSREQAKQEILSHWAHANQNDELHRFNIKGMEQKDFLFPTSKNGLIAAKAAGVIAGQEGYWELFDALQHALFVENQNIEDLAVISALVQASSLDFEQWQKAFDDPATLALVDADFQLADQYQLSGVPALIVNGKYLINGAQPLEQIIQAIQTIKEKESPIIEFVDTDQSAGASCNMEDGKWVCD, encoded by the coding sequence ATCACAATTGAATTTTTTCACGACGTTATTTGCAGTTTTTGTTTTCCCATGTCTTATCGAATGAGACAAGCTCAAAAGACCGTTCCCGATATAAAAATCATCCACCGTTCCTTTGCCCTCGCTTGGGAGCCTGAACATCTTGCTCAAATGTTTGGTTCTAGAGAGCAAGCGAAGCAGGAAATCCTCTCACATTGGGCCCATGCTAATCAAAATGACGAGCTGCACCGCTTTAATATTAAAGGAATGGAGCAAAAAGACTTTCTTTTCCCAACTTCAAAAAACGGGTTGATCGCTGCTAAAGCTGCGGGTGTGATTGCAGGTCAGGAAGGCTACTGGGAACTTTTCGATGCGTTACAACATGCGCTATTTGTTGAAAATCAAAATATTGAAGATCTGGCAGTCATTTCTGCTCTCGTTCAAGCAAGCTCTTTAGATTTTGAACAATGGCAAAAAGCATTTGATGATCCTGCCACACTCGCTTTAGTTGACGCTGATTTTCAATTAGCCGATCAGTATCAATTATCAGGTGTTCCGGCATTGATCGTTAATGGAAAGTATCTGATAAATGGTGCTCAGCCGCTTGAGCAGATCATTCAGGCGATCCAAACGATCAAAGAAAAAGAAAGTCCTATCATTGAGTTCGTAGACACTGACCAGTCCGCTGGTGCTTCTTGTAATATGGAAGATGGCAAATGGGTCTGCGATTGA
- a CDS encoding sensor histidine kinase, with protein MSKFFDELQLFRSFLKERILLYGGYLLLCLIFLCTFYLWEIPLEPFFDGAAFTFVCLVLVSIGRFFRYRRVHRELLRMKKNPNFHSSQLSLLPKGSRSLLEADYRDLFLTAVAQKEKVEVTSEELNNQLIDYYSMWSHQIKTPLAALDLLVQAQPEPSSTMKAELFKIEEYLNMMLQYLRMNHVNNDLVIKTLDLDHLIHLTVKKYASFFIQKNLTITIASNLKKVISDEKWFTFILEQILFNAIKYTPNQGEIRIYFEGESLVIEDTGIGILAEDLPRVFEQGYTGFNGREHQKATGLGLYMSEQIAQKIGLVLTIESEIGNGTKVFIRFPQEQFQVE; from the coding sequence ATGAGTAAATTTTTCGACGAGCTTCAGTTGTTTCGATCTTTTCTAAAAGAGCGTATTTTACTTTATGGCGGGTATCTACTCTTATGTCTGATTTTTTTATGCACGTTTTATCTTTGGGAAATTCCTTTAGAACCATTTTTTGATGGAGCGGCGTTTACCTTTGTTTGTTTAGTTCTTGTTTCCATCGGCCGTTTTTTTCGTTATCGTCGTGTGCATAGAGAATTATTACGTATGAAAAAAAATCCAAACTTCCATTCCAGTCAACTTTCTTTATTGCCTAAAGGCAGTAGGTCCTTACTTGAAGCCGATTATCGTGACCTTTTTTTGACCGCTGTTGCACAAAAGGAAAAAGTGGAAGTAACTAGTGAAGAATTAAACAACCAATTGATCGATTATTATAGTATGTGGAGCCATCAAATCAAAACACCGCTTGCTGCATTGGATCTTCTTGTTCAGGCTCAACCTGAGCCTTCTTCAACAATGAAGGCTGAACTGTTTAAGATCGAAGAATATTTGAATATGATGTTGCAGTATTTAAGAATGAATCATGTAAATAATGATTTAGTTATAAAAACACTTGATCTAGATCACTTGATCCATTTGACTGTAAAGAAATATGCCAGCTTTTTTATTCAAAAAAACTTAACGATCACGATAGCTTCAAACCTAAAAAAAGTGATCAGTGATGAAAAGTGGTTTACCTTTATCCTTGAGCAAATTTTGTTCAACGCGATCAAGTATACTCCAAATCAAGGAGAAATCAGAATTTATTTTGAAGGCGAGTCTTTAGTGATTGAAGACACTGGTATTGGCATCTTAGCAGAAGATCTACCCCGTGTTTTTGAACAAGGATATACAGGATTTAATGGACGGGAACATCAAAAAGCGACAGGGCTAGGACTTTATATGAGTGAACAGATCGCTCAAAAAATTGGATTAGTCTTAACGATCGAATCTGAGATCGGT
- a CDS encoding response regulator transcription factor, which yields MNQKIFIVEDDPVITKVLEEHLTQWGFSCCSVVDFQHVDQEIQAFEADLVLLDISLPFYNGFYWCQEIRKDSEVPIVFLSSANDNMNMVMAMNLGGDDFIPKPFDLSVLVAKIQALLRRSYQFGQHQQEYHYTEYELNPQENVVKRRNESVLLTPNESKILLLLFQHIGKIVPREDIMEKLWEGDEFVDSNTLAVNMTRLRKKLSAIGLDKAIQTVKNKGYLLEDTNE from the coding sequence ATGAACCAGAAAATATTCATTGTTGAAGATGATCCAGTGATCACAAAAGTGCTGGAAGAGCATTTGACTCAATGGGGCTTTAGTTGTTGCAGTGTAGTGGATTTTCAGCATGTCGATCAAGAGATTCAAGCGTTTGAAGCAGATCTTGTTTTGCTTGATATTTCATTGCCGTTTTATAATGGTTTTTATTGGTGTCAGGAAATTCGTAAAGATTCAGAGGTCCCAATTGTTTTTCTTTCATCTGCTAATGATAATATGAATATGGTCATGGCAATGAATCTTGGTGGAGATGATTTTATTCCTAAGCCATTTGATCTTTCTGTTTTAGTGGCGAAAATCCAGGCTTTACTCCGTCGTAGCTATCAGTTTGGTCAACATCAACAGGAGTATCACTATACAGAATATGAACTAAATCCGCAGGAAAATGTTGTCAAACGGCGCAATGAGTCCGTTTTACTCACACCAAACGAAAGTAAAATATTATTATTGTTATTTCAGCATATCGGTAAAATCGTTCCTCGTGAAGACATCATGGAAAAGCTCTGGGAGGGCGATGAGTTTGTCGATAGCAATACATTAGCTGTCAATATGACTCGCTTAAGAAAGAAATTATCAGCTATTGGCTTGGATAAAGCGATCCAAACGGTAAAAAACAAAGGCTATTTATTGGAGGATACCAATGAGTAA
- a CDS encoding DUF1831 domain-containing protein yields MAFADKATVEGCEVYYKVNEQAKKYTLKDNGFVETNSGNFQLVRPLDATPQSKEGFKLKITIASDLKTLKMSVTTANGLKSMNIFKGDAHAMSQEKFYFLMDGMISRGVFEKA; encoded by the coding sequence ATGGCATTTGCTGATAAAGCAACAGTAGAAGGCTGTGAAGTCTATTACAAAGTTAATGAACAAGCAAAAAAATATACATTAAAAGATAATGGATTTGTTGAAACAAATTCTGGTAATTTTCAATTGGTTCGTCCATTGGATGCAACACCCCAAAGTAAAGAAGGTTTCAAATTAAAAATTACGATCGCTAGCGACTTAAAAACATTGAAAATGTCTGTTACAACAGCTAACGGCTTAAAATCAATGAACATTTTCAAAGGTGATGCTCATGCGATGAGTCAGGAGAAATTCTATTTCTTGATGGATGGCATGATCAGCCGTGGAGTATTTGAAAAAGCGTAG
- the rarD gene encoding EamA family transporter RarD, translating to MKEQRKGVLLGFIAYIFWGVIPIYWKLMPMVDPLDILCYRIVWSFLFMLIYIFVTKKWTLFLAEVKSVLKEKKKLFAIICAAILISLNWFTFIYTVSQGHVTQASLGYYMNPLVNVLLATLILKEKLSRSGLIACGLALTGVVLLTIQTGQLPLAPLIMAVTFSFYGLIKKGVSVSSYTGLTIETFVILPLALIYLIFFSKQGFMNYELSTNLLLVGAGVVTAIPLLLFAEAAKKISYIILGFIQYVGPTLMLLSALFIYHEPYSLEQFMAFGFIWLGIAVFTYGNIYTYRKEKRFVK from the coding sequence TTGAAAGAACAAAGAAAAGGCGTTCTACTGGGATTTATTGCTTATATATTTTGGGGCGTTATTCCGATTTATTGGAAGCTGATGCCGATGGTCGATCCGCTTGATATCTTATGCTATCGAATTGTCTGGTCGTTTTTATTTATGCTGATCTATATTTTTGTGACAAAAAAATGGACACTATTTTTAGCTGAAGTCAAAAGTGTTTTAAAAGAGAAGAAGAAATTATTTGCTATTATTTGTGCGGCTATTTTGATTTCATTAAACTGGTTTACATTTATTTATACGGTGAGTCAAGGACATGTCACACAGGCTAGCTTGGGGTATTATATGAACCCTTTAGTCAACGTGCTGCTGGCAACCTTGATTTTAAAAGAAAAACTCAGCCGTTCGGGCTTGATCGCTTGTGGATTGGCTTTGACTGGAGTTGTGTTATTAACGATCCAAACAGGTCAACTGCCGCTGGCTCCGTTGATCATGGCGGTAACATTCAGTTTTTATGGGCTGATCAAAAAGGGAGTTTCTGTTAGTTCGTACACAGGCTTGACGATCGAGACCTTCGTTATTTTGCCGCTTGCGTTGATCTATCTGATTTTTTTCTCTAAGCAAGGCTTCATGAATTATGAACTATCAACAAATCTGCTATTGGTCGGTGCAGGTGTGGTCACAGCGATCCCGCTACTTCTTTTTGCGGAAGCTGCAAAAAAGATTTCCTATATCATACTTGGCTTCATCCAATATGTAGGACCGACCTTGATGCTTTTATCAGCATTGTTCATATACCACGAGCCGTATTCGTTAGAGCAATTTATGGCTTTTGGCTTTATTTGGCTGGGCATTGCAGTATTCACTTATGGAAATATTTATACGTACCGCAAAGAAAAACGATTTGTAAAATAA